A region from the Candidatus Limnocylindrales bacterium genome encodes:
- a CDS encoding molybdopterin-dependent oxidoreductase, translated as MEQSRTTTAVHPSIAAAPIPTHGADLPTVCVLCSHNCGIRVDVADNRITAVRPDKESPITHGYICNKAVTIVNYVEHDQRVQYPMRRRGDGTFERIDWDTAIAEIAVRLSAIRSEHGPRSIGLVGVGGQANHIGGPFALGFLKAIGSRRWYNAFAQEKTQHCLVDFWMMDAPPTGFLHPDLERTQYLLVLGTNPKISNRGHNATDFFREMAKDPARKVVVLDPRVTETTKTADRHLRVRPGGDVYFLIAMAAAIVQRELYDAAFLQDRTSGFDQLRDVLTRIDVDEMGRRAGLASADILSVAEEFARAEAASVLYDLGVEMTPFSTLNSYLIRVLLALTGNLAREGGNVFYSTVAPSEWSKNRFEEPERALASGIPAIRALGNAGMFSPTLVPEEVMLDHPERLRAIIVDSSNPYLSYSDTNAWREARKKLDLLVVIEPAFTETARDADYVLPAPTGYEKWEMALFPKGYPDIPVQVRPPVVAGPPEARTEGEIYIRILEAMGLVEAPPQELLSLVPMLGTPEGRGFFLGVAMSLLGDVAKRGIDPETQLLAWSYRLLGPVLASPSLVPPYVLSQKNAMLRRDDVLRALGQEHAAKNPFELGEEIFARIMAHPEGVVIARTELGTNFEQHVNFPDKRVRLAIPEMLAELERAATARREDPAYPFILANGLRTRWTANTIQRDPKWRKGSGPHCSLSIHPGDAARLGIGAGDLARLETNRAAVILPVVLDEKLMSGHVSMPNGFGTVLGKPGQAAAGIDGANGNELTDVADRDPFTGIPHHRYVRCRIAKAEQPSAA; from the coding sequence ATGGAGCAGAGCCGCACCACCACCGCCGTCCATCCGTCCATCGCCGCCGCGCCCATTCCCACACACGGCGCCGATCTGCCCACGGTGTGCGTCCTGTGCAGCCACAACTGCGGCATCCGCGTCGACGTCGCCGACAACCGCATCACGGCCGTGCGGCCCGACAAGGAAAGCCCGATCACGCACGGCTACATCTGCAACAAGGCCGTCACGATCGTGAACTACGTCGAGCACGATCAGCGCGTGCAGTACCCGATGAGGCGCCGCGGCGACGGCACCTTCGAGCGCATCGACTGGGACACCGCCATCGCCGAGATCGCCGTGAGGCTCTCCGCGATCCGCAGCGAGCACGGGCCGCGCTCGATCGGACTGGTGGGCGTGGGCGGTCAGGCCAACCACATCGGCGGTCCTTTCGCGCTCGGGTTCCTCAAGGCCATCGGCTCGCGCCGCTGGTACAACGCATTTGCGCAGGAGAAGACCCAGCACTGCCTCGTCGACTTCTGGATGATGGATGCGCCGCCCACCGGGTTCCTGCATCCCGACCTCGAGCGCACGCAGTACCTTCTGGTGCTGGGCACCAATCCCAAGATCAGCAACCGCGGCCACAACGCCACCGACTTCTTCCGCGAAATGGCCAAGGACCCGGCGCGCAAGGTCGTCGTTCTCGATCCGCGCGTGACCGAGACGACGAAGACGGCGGATCGGCATCTGCGCGTGCGGCCGGGCGGCGACGTCTATTTCCTCATCGCGATGGCCGCCGCGATCGTGCAGCGCGAGCTCTACGACGCGGCGTTCCTGCAGGACCGTACCAGCGGCTTCGATCAGCTGCGCGACGTCCTGACGCGCATCGACGTCGACGAGATGGGCCGGCGCGCCGGCCTGGCCTCCGCCGACATCCTCAGCGTGGCCGAAGAGTTCGCCCGCGCCGAGGCGGCCTCGGTGCTCTACGACCTGGGCGTGGAGATGACGCCGTTCTCGACGCTGAACTCGTACCTGATTCGAGTGCTGCTGGCGCTGACGGGCAACCTCGCGCGCGAAGGCGGCAACGTCTTCTACTCCACGGTCGCTCCCTCGGAGTGGAGCAAGAACCGTTTCGAGGAGCCCGAGCGTGCGCTGGCGTCGGGCATCCCCGCCATTCGTGCGCTCGGCAATGCCGGCATGTTCTCGCCCACGCTCGTGCCCGAGGAGGTGATGCTCGATCACCCCGAGCGGCTGCGCGCGATCATCGTCGACTCGTCCAACCCTTATCTGTCGTACTCGGACACCAACGCGTGGCGCGAGGCTCGCAAGAAGCTCGACCTGCTCGTGGTCATCGAGCCGGCGTTCACGGAGACGGCGCGCGATGCCGATTACGTGCTGCCGGCGCCGACCGGATACGAGAAATGGGAGATGGCGCTGTTCCCCAAGGGCTATCCCGACATTCCCGTCCAGGTGCGGCCGCCGGTGGTGGCGGGGCCGCCCGAGGCGCGCACCGAGGGCGAGATCTACATCCGCATCCTCGAGGCGATGGGCCTCGTGGAGGCGCCGCCGCAGGAGTTGCTGAGCCTGGTGCCCATGCTCGGCACGCCCGAAGGCCGCGGCTTCTTCCTCGGGGTGGCCATGAGCCTGCTCGGCGACGTCGCCAAGCGCGGCATCGATCCGGAGACGCAGCTGCTGGCGTGGTCGTACCGCCTGCTGGGACCCGTGCTGGCATCCCCGAGCCTGGTCCCGCCGTACGTGCTGTCGCAGAAGAACGCGATGCTGCGGCGCGACGACGTCCTGCGTGCACTCGGGCAGGAGCACGCGGCCAAGAACCCGTTCGAGCTCGGCGAGGAGATCTTCGCGCGCATCATGGCGCATCCCGAAGGCGTGGTGATCGCGCGCACCGAGCTCGGCACCAATTTCGAGCAGCATGTGAACTTCCCCGACAAGCGCGTGCGGCTCGCCATCCCCGAGATGCTCGCCGAGCTCGAGCGCGCGGCGACGGCCCGGCGCGAGGACCCGGCCTACCCGTTCATTCTGGCCAACGGCCTGCGCACGCGCTGGACGGCCAACACGATCCAGCGCGATCCGAAGTGGCGAAAGGGCAGCGGGCCGCACTGCTCGCTCAGCATCCATCCGGGCGACGCGGCCAGGCTCGGCATCGGCGCGGGCGACCTCGCCAGGCTCGAAACCAACCGCGCGGCGGTGATCCTGCCGGTGGTGCTGGACGAGAAGCTGATGAGCGGCCACGTCTCCATGCCCAACGGCTTCGGCACCGTGCTCGGCAAGCCGGGCCAGGCCGCGGCCGGCATCGACGGCGCCAACGGCAACGAGCTGACCGACGTTGCCGACCGCGACCCGTTCACCGGCATTCCGCATCACCGCTACGTTCGCTGCCGGATCGCCAAGGCCGAGCAGCCCTCGGCGGCGTAG
- a CDS encoding MarR family winged helix-turn-helix transcriptional regulator: protein MTTSKDGDNLGPCACFRARSMARAITALYDQVLEPCGLRVSQFAILTSIRMHGAMTMQELAGELGLDPSTMTRTLQPLQRDGYVTAEQGEDRRVRELALTPRGHRKLGEAFDLWTKAQDDLRDKIGADRFERLVGDMGAVVSALRP from the coding sequence GTGACGACCAGCAAAGACGGCGACAATCTCGGCCCCTGCGCCTGTTTCCGCGCTCGCAGCATGGCGCGCGCCATCACGGCCTTGTACGACCAGGTTCTCGAGCCCTGCGGCCTGCGAGTCAGCCAGTTCGCAATCCTGACTTCGATCCGCATGCACGGCGCGATGACGATGCAGGAGCTGGCGGGCGAGCTGGGGCTCGATCCGAGCACCATGACGCGGACGCTGCAGCCGCTGCAGCGCGACGGCTACGTCACCGCCGAGCAGGGCGAGGACCGTCGCGTCCGCGAACTTGCGCTCACGCCGCGCGGGCACCGCAAGCTCGGCGAAGCCTTCGATCTCTGGACCAAGGCGCAGGACGACCTGCGCGACAAGATCGGCGCGGACCGCTTCGAGCGGCTGGTCGGCGACATGGGCGCCGTCGTCTCCGCGCTTCGGCCGTAG
- a CDS encoding epoxide hydrolase, producing the protein MDEAVTPFRIEVPRHALQDLRERLLRTRLPEPIEGAGWDYGIDVAYLKELIAYWRDRFDWRAVERELARYSHFVTPIDGLHLHFLHQRSPHPNAMPLLLTHGWPGSILEFMKILPRLLDPPAFGGDARDAFHVVCPSIPGYGFSQAPQRRGFDIKEVARTLVQLMHRLGYDRYGAQGGDWGAMATSYVGLLDPQHCAGIHLNLMVVRPPKEGIGDLSDQELASLMKARDYMSTGTAYQKVQGREPDLIGVAHTDSPAALCAWIVHKFRAWSDCDGEVERRFTKDELLANVTLYWLTRSAASAARLYYESQASGRFGEVEARVNVPAACAVFPREIFNPPRAWAERLYDIRRWTVMPSGGHFAAMEEPELLARDVAEFFRTLRA; encoded by the coding sequence ATGGACGAAGCCGTCACGCCCTTTCGCATCGAGGTTCCCCGCCACGCTCTCCAGGATCTGCGCGAGCGGCTGCTGCGCACGCGCCTTCCCGAACCGATCGAGGGCGCCGGGTGGGATTACGGCATCGACGTCGCCTACCTGAAGGAGCTCATTGCGTACTGGCGCGACCGCTTCGATTGGCGCGCCGTCGAGCGTGAGCTGGCCCGGTACTCGCACTTCGTGACGCCCATCGACGGCCTGCATCTGCACTTCCTTCATCAGCGCTCGCCGCATCCAAACGCGATGCCGCTGCTGCTGACGCACGGATGGCCGGGGTCGATCCTGGAGTTCATGAAGATCCTGCCGCGTCTGCTCGACCCGCCCGCCTTCGGCGGCGACGCGCGCGACGCGTTCCACGTCGTCTGTCCGTCCATTCCCGGCTACGGGTTCTCGCAGGCGCCGCAGCGCCGGGGCTTCGACATCAAGGAAGTCGCGCGCACGCTCGTCCAGCTCATGCATCGGCTCGGATACGACCGCTACGGCGCGCAAGGCGGCGACTGGGGCGCGATGGCGACCTCGTACGTCGGACTGCTCGATCCCCAGCACTGCGCCGGCATCCATCTCAATCTCATGGTCGTGCGGCCGCCCAAGGAGGGGATCGGCGACCTTTCGGACCAGGAGCTCGCGTCGCTGATGAAGGCGCGCGACTACATGAGCACGGGCACGGCGTATCAGAAGGTGCAGGGACGCGAACCCGACCTGATCGGCGTCGCGCACACCGATTCGCCGGCGGCGCTGTGCGCGTGGATCGTCCACAAGTTCCGCGCCTGGAGCGACTGCGACGGAGAAGTCGAGCGCCGCTTCACCAAGGATGAGCTGCTCGCCAACGTGACGCTGTACTGGCTGACCAGGAGCGCAGCGTCGGCGGCGCGGCTGTATTACGAGAGCCAGGCCTCCGGCCGCTTCGGCGAGGTCGAAGCGCGAGTGAACGTGCCGGCGGCGTGCGCGGTCTTCCCGCGCGAGATCTTCAATCCGCCGCGGGCATGGGCCGAGCGCCTCTACGACATCCGGCGCTGGACGGTGATGCCCTCGGGCGGGCACTTCGCGGCGATGGAGGAGCCGGAGCTGCTGGCACGCGACGTGGCCGAATTCTTCCGCACGCTGCGGGCCTGA
- a CDS encoding cytochrome P450 translates to MPAAMSILYDPDGYVNGPPHAELARLRREEPVSWQHTGDGNGYWAVTRHGDVVTVSTDPVAYSSERGSVMIEDLEPHVLEMTRSMLLMMDPPAHGRYRRMVLHAFTPRMVDALEPRIRELTRAILERAAQRRDVELVHEVAAALPVQVIGELMGIPQADWPQIQAWAEQLTGSQDPEVNPGGNEAEASFAMGAYAVGLGSERRGKSGSDLTTAIVNANVDGHTMTDFEFGAFFVQIVTAGNDTSRTLLSNAVDVLLDHRAAMDELRADSAMIAGAVEEVLRYANPLHYFRRTAMRDVRLGGADIREGDKVVLYYTSANRDEAVFERPDVFDVRRHPNPHLAFGFGEHFCIGAKLARLEGRVFLEELLSRFAAIERTGPARRQRSNLNNALKSLPVRLR, encoded by the coding sequence ATGCCTGCCGCAATGTCGATCCTGTACGACCCCGACGGTTACGTGAACGGGCCGCCGCATGCCGAGCTCGCCAGGCTGCGGCGCGAGGAGCCGGTTTCCTGGCAGCACACCGGTGACGGCAACGGCTACTGGGCCGTCACGCGTCACGGTGACGTCGTCACCGTCTCCACCGATCCCGTCGCCTACTCCTCCGAGCGCGGCTCGGTGATGATCGAGGACCTCGAGCCGCACGTGCTCGAGATGACGCGCTCGATGCTGCTCATGATGGATCCGCCTGCGCACGGGCGTTACCGCCGCATGGTGCTGCATGCGTTCACGCCGCGGATGGTCGATGCGCTCGAGCCGCGCATTCGCGAGCTGACGCGCGCGATCCTGGAGCGCGCCGCGCAGCGGCGCGACGTCGAGCTCGTGCACGAGGTGGCGGCGGCGCTTCCCGTGCAGGTGATCGGCGAGCTGATGGGCATCCCGCAGGCGGACTGGCCGCAGATCCAGGCGTGGGCCGAGCAGCTCACCGGCTCACAGGACCCGGAAGTCAATCCGGGCGGCAACGAAGCGGAGGCCTCGTTCGCCATGGGTGCGTATGCGGTGGGCCTGGGCAGCGAGCGGCGCGGCAAGAGCGGCAGCGACCTGACCACCGCCATCGTCAACGCCAACGTCGACGGGCACACGATGACGGATTTCGAGTTCGGCGCGTTCTTCGTCCAGATCGTCACGGCCGGCAACGACACCAGCAGGACGCTGCTGTCGAACGCGGTGGACGTGCTGCTCGACCATCGGGCCGCCATGGATGAGCTTCGGGCCGATTCCGCGATGATTGCGGGCGCGGTCGAAGAGGTGCTGCGCTACGCCAATCCCCTTCACTATTTCCGCCGCACGGCCATGCGCGACGTGCGCCTTGGCGGCGCGGACATCCGTGAAGGCGACAAGGTGGTGCTCTATTACACGTCGGCCAATCGCGACGAGGCCGTCTTCGAGCGTCCCGACGTGTTCGACGTACGCCGGCATCCCAATCCGCATCTCGCGTTCGGATTCGGCGAGCACTTCTGCATCGGCGCCAAGCTGGCGCGGCTGGAAGGGCGGGTGTTTCTCGAGGAGCTGCTGTCGCGCTTCGCTGCGATCGAACGCACCGGCCCGGCACGTCGGCAGCGTTCCAATCTCAACAACGCGCTGAAGAGCCTGCCGGTGCGGCTGCGATGA
- a CDS encoding 2,4'-dihydroxyacetophenone dioxygenase family protein — protein MSDALSAAMVGCAPDDALPWLTVWEGIELKVLRVVASEGLWVVRNRFAPGTSIEKHRHTGDVHGFTISGSWRYLEYGIDYPAGTYIYEPAGSVHTLMVPGEATEPADVLFVMRGANLVLGDDGAMIVRVDDGPTTLAYYRMMCEAQGLPPPPVLER, from the coding sequence ATGAGCGACGCATTGTCGGCAGCCATGGTGGGCTGCGCACCCGATGACGCGCTGCCGTGGCTGACGGTCTGGGAAGGCATCGAGCTCAAGGTCCTGCGCGTGGTGGCCAGCGAGGGACTGTGGGTGGTGCGCAACCGCTTCGCACCCGGCACCAGCATCGAGAAGCATCGTCACACCGGCGACGTGCACGGCTTCACGATCTCCGGGTCGTGGCGCTACCTCGAATACGGCATCGACTATCCCGCCGGCACCTACATCTACGAGCCCGCCGGCTCCGTGCATACGTTGATGGTACCGGGCGAGGCCACCGAGCCGGCCGACGTACTGTTCGTCATGCGCGGCGCCAACCTGGTCCTCGGCGACGACGGCGCCATGATCGTGCGCGTGGATGACGGACCGACCACGCTGGCCTACTACCGGATGATGTGCGAGGCGCAGGGGCTGCCGCCACCGCCGGTGCTGGAGCGCTGA
- a CDS encoding wax ester/triacylglycerol synthase family O-acyltransferase: MTTFCERLSALDRFFLDCESDRTPMHIGAACLFDAAGGGVDIGALRDHIAARLDLVPRYRRKIAWVPLEGHPVWIDDAAFDLTRHVRAVSLPGPGTPQQLEEMLAWIFSQPLPRTQPLWEVWLIQGLAGGQVVLACKTHHCLVDGLGGAALLAAILSATPFDAPAAAEPWSPQPAPGGLELLADAAASRIGGAAAIAARLVRQTWASPQSLLAESGRLAATVGSVLGKATTSLTPTVFDEPAGSSRRLLSWTCSLQTLRGIGRRYGATVNDVVLALVADGFARCPDLHGEGESIRAYCPVGASASASVLALGNRVAGMLVDLPTSPVSVEERLAAVARATREQKSSGEVEGTLLVEELANALAPSLLANVEWLVGLRPVFNLIVTNVPGPQASLYLFNHRMVTATPLVPLFHGQGLGIAVLSYDGQVGWGFHVDSAFARAGARLRDGIAEACADLAARAGIAAEGSVDIAA, from the coding sequence ATGACGACGTTCTGCGAGCGCCTGAGCGCGCTGGACCGCTTCTTCCTGGACTGCGAGAGCGACCGCACGCCGATGCACATCGGCGCGGCGTGCCTCTTCGACGCCGCCGGCGGCGGCGTCGACATCGGCGCACTGCGCGACCACATTGCTGCCCGCCTCGACCTCGTGCCGCGCTATCGTCGAAAGATCGCGTGGGTTCCGCTCGAAGGCCATCCTGTCTGGATCGACGACGCCGCCTTCGACCTCACGCGTCACGTGCGCGCGGTCTCGCTTCCGGGGCCGGGAACGCCGCAGCAGCTCGAAGAGATGCTGGCATGGATCTTCTCGCAGCCGCTGCCCAGGACGCAGCCGCTGTGGGAAGTGTGGCTGATCCAAGGACTTGCAGGCGGACAGGTGGTGCTGGCCTGCAAGACGCATCACTGCCTGGTCGACGGGCTCGGCGGCGCCGCGCTGCTGGCGGCGATCCTGTCTGCGACGCCGTTCGATGCGCCTGCGGCCGCCGAGCCGTGGTCGCCGCAGCCGGCTCCAGGCGGGCTCGAGCTTCTTGCGGACGCCGCCGCCAGCCGCATCGGCGGCGCCGCCGCCATCGCTGCACGGCTCGTGCGTCAGACCTGGGCCTCGCCGCAGTCGCTGCTGGCCGAAAGCGGCCGTCTCGCGGCGACCGTCGGCTCCGTTCTCGGCAAAGCCACGACTTCGTTGACGCCGACCGTGTTCGACGAGCCGGCCGGGTCCAGCCGCCGGCTGCTGTCGTGGACCTGCAGCCTGCAGACACTGCGTGGCATCGGCCGCCGCTACGGCGCCACCGTCAATGACGTCGTCCTAGCGCTGGTGGCCGACGGGTTCGCGCGTTGCCCCGACCTTCACGGAGAGGGCGAATCGATTCGCGCGTACTGTCCGGTCGGCGCCAGCGCCAGTGCCAGCGTGCTGGCCTTGGGCAACCGCGTCGCCGGCATGCTGGTGGACCTGCCGACGTCGCCCGTGTCGGTCGAGGAACGGCTTGCTGCGGTGGCCCGCGCAACGCGCGAGCAGAAGAGCTCGGGCGAAGTCGAGGGCACGCTCCTGGTCGAGGAGCTGGCCAATGCGCTCGCGCCTTCCCTGCTCGCCAATGTCGAGTGGCTCGTGGGCCTGCGCCCGGTCTTCAACCTGATCGTCACCAACGTGCCGGGCCCGCAGGCGTCGCTGTATCTGTTCAACCATCGCATGGTGACGGCCACGCCGCTGGTGCCGCTGTTCCACGGGCAGGGACTCGGCATCGCCGTGCTCAGCTACGACGGGCAGGTCGGCTGGGGCTTCCACGTCGACTCCGCGTTCGCGCGCGCCGGCGCCCGCTTGCGGGACGGCATTGCCGAGGCCTGTGCCGATCTCGCGGCGCGAGCCGGCATTGCGGCCGAGGGCAGCGTCGACATCGCCGCGTGA
- a CDS encoding mechanosensitive ion channel domain-containing protein, with protein sequence MKSSRPWLGRAAAACAFLLAAGALQAHAQSNGQQTIRIATGLTLDVESIQERIKKVQASERLDADTKAQAVRDYEEAIEQLELAAQWQRRLDALHTFQREQPRLNAAARRELQAGVVGEAAAIPPDASLEALDTRLSEASAALESLRSSAARIDEELRQLAERRLRLPGELATLRLSREHFLGGLELPSMPTSAAETSLAHQAARLAEDRLAMRRQEALELELASLETRRELLESARELMRGKIEAKRAVVDSLSAAVADRRSAEAQKAAEEASAVQASLERVHPVLGKLAQESTRLASRRSGPEGLVHAIEAAGAELASTGQLLISIQERAQGVRQKAQAADFSNAVGLLLRKERAELPDIAEARGRIRARQPVMSDAQLQLLTLEDLRAGLPQLEAEVRQILDEQGPALAGERTTIERAAADVLRTRREYLDALIRDSNTYFATLVDLDARERQLVDAVESYTRFLDENVLWIRDTTLPRLSGLREVGAAAAWAADPGNAAALVARVRDKARTDPLFVSLALLGWAAAALLRWRARRRHRQIYQSRGAGFGGPLAATVQMLALNAYLAALWPALMLIAAWMIESAPSLADDYSRAVAETLQRTAPMLFGLEFLRRAAAARGPGRAFLAFPETALAVARRQIMVLEALLLPAFAIAFFFDNQPEKSWADSIGRIAFLTGVVTIATCANRALHPGGALGATLQRRAELPWVKRFLARAYRIPLLIGATIGGLSLAGYDFTAREIAQRLWWTGWWVFLFVLTNAVLVRWLARARQSVAERKVEEGRTITVARDEGEVEVVEDTTDLSVIGVQTRQLLRLLVGAGLAISIFVVWSDVVPALRGLERIELWSVTALVEQPGSGAEAGKPVETRVPVTAANLVVAIVALVFVVVGSRNLPALLEMMILQRATVDQGLRYAIATLARYVIAVVGSIVLFRNLGVAWSHVQWLVAAVSVGLGFGLQEIFGNFVSGLILLLERPIRVGDTVTLGGVSGTVSRMSMRATTIVDFDRKELIVPNKEFITGQLVNWSLSDTVLRLVVPLAVAYGTDTALVERLLLEAARQCADVLEEPRATAVCVRFGDAGIDFELRVFVEGTDAVARVRHALHVEIERKLRLAGIEIASPQRDVRIRSVDSPLPVALQPKPVAT encoded by the coding sequence ATGAAGTCGTCGCGGCCCTGGCTTGGTCGGGCGGCCGCGGCCTGCGCCTTCCTTCTCGCGGCCGGAGCCCTGCAGGCGCACGCACAGTCGAACGGTCAGCAGACCATCCGCATCGCCACCGGTCTGACGCTGGACGTCGAGTCGATCCAGGAACGAATCAAGAAGGTCCAGGCTAGCGAGCGCCTGGACGCCGATACCAAGGCGCAGGCCGTTCGCGACTACGAGGAGGCGATCGAGCAGCTCGAGCTGGCCGCGCAGTGGCAGCGCCGCCTCGACGCCCTGCACACGTTCCAGCGGGAGCAGCCGCGGCTGAACGCGGCGGCCCGGCGCGAGCTGCAGGCCGGGGTTGTCGGCGAGGCGGCCGCCATTCCCCCCGACGCGTCCTTGGAGGCCCTCGACACGCGCCTGTCCGAAGCTTCGGCCGCGCTCGAATCGCTGCGATCGAGCGCCGCGCGCATCGACGAGGAGCTGCGGCAGCTCGCCGAGCGCCGGCTGCGACTGCCGGGCGAACTGGCGACGCTGCGGCTGAGCCGCGAGCACTTCCTCGGCGGCCTGGAGCTTCCTTCCATGCCGACCTCTGCCGCCGAAACCTCGCTGGCGCACCAGGCCGCGCGCCTTGCCGAGGATCGCCTGGCGATGCGGCGGCAGGAGGCGCTCGAGCTGGAGCTGGCCAGCCTGGAGACGCGCCGCGAACTGCTGGAGTCGGCGCGCGAGCTGATGCGGGGCAAGATTGAGGCGAAGCGGGCAGTGGTGGACTCTCTGTCGGCTGCCGTGGCCGACCGGCGCTCGGCCGAGGCGCAGAAGGCGGCCGAAGAGGCCAGCGCGGTGCAGGCGTCCCTCGAGCGCGTGCATCCGGTGCTCGGCAAGCTTGCGCAGGAGAGCACGCGGCTCGCTTCGCGCCGCAGCGGCCCCGAAGGCCTGGTGCACGCGATCGAAGCTGCCGGCGCCGAGCTCGCCAGCACCGGCCAGCTCCTGATCAGCATTCAGGAGCGCGCGCAGGGTGTGCGTCAGAAGGCGCAGGCCGCCGATTTCAGCAATGCCGTCGGCCTGCTGCTTCGAAAGGAACGCGCCGAGCTGCCGGACATCGCCGAAGCGCGTGGCCGCATCCGAGCGCGCCAGCCCGTCATGTCCGATGCCCAGCTGCAGCTGCTGACGCTCGAGGACCTGCGCGCCGGTCTTCCGCAGCTGGAAGCGGAGGTTCGCCAGATCCTGGACGAGCAGGGGCCGGCGCTGGCCGGTGAACGCACCACGATCGAGCGCGCCGCAGCCGACGTCCTGCGCACGCGCCGCGAATACCTCGATGCGCTGATCCGCGATTCCAACACCTACTTCGCCACGCTCGTCGATCTCGATGCGCGCGAACGCCAGCTCGTCGATGCCGTCGAGAGCTACACGCGCTTCCTCGATGAGAACGTCTTGTGGATCCGCGATACCACGCTGCCGCGTCTGAGCGGCCTGCGCGAAGTCGGCGCGGCGGCGGCGTGGGCGGCCGATCCCGGCAACGCCGCGGCGCTGGTCGCGCGCGTTCGGGACAAGGCGCGCACCGACCCGCTTTTCGTTTCGCTGGCGCTGCTCGGCTGGGCGGCTGCGGCGCTGCTGCGGTGGCGCGCGCGCCGTCGCCATCGGCAGATCTACCAGAGTCGCGGCGCAGGCTTCGGCGGGCCCCTGGCGGCAACCGTGCAGATGCTGGCGCTCAACGCGTACCTGGCGGCGCTGTGGCCCGCACTCATGCTGATCGCGGCATGGATGATCGAGTCGGCGCCGTCGTTGGCCGACGACTACTCGCGCGCCGTCGCCGAAACGCTTCAGCGAACGGCGCCGATGCTGTTCGGCCTCGAGTTCCTGCGCCGCGCGGCGGCTGCGCGCGGCCCGGGCCGGGCGTTCCTGGCATTCCCGGAGACGGCGCTGGCGGTGGCGCGGCGCCAGATCATGGTGCTCGAGGCGCTGCTGCTGCCGGCCTTCGCCATCGCGTTCTTCTTCGACAATCAGCCCGAGAAGAGCTGGGCCGACTCGATCGGCCGCATCGCATTCCTGACCGGCGTGGTCACGATCGCGACCTGTGCGAATCGGGCGCTTCATCCCGGCGGTGCCCTCGGTGCGACGCTGCAGCGTCGTGCCGAGCTGCCCTGGGTCAAGCGCTTCCTCGCGCGCGCCTACCGCATCCCGCTGCTGATCGGTGCCACCATCGGCGGCCTCTCGCTGGCCGGCTACGACTTCACCGCGCGGGAGATCGCGCAGCGCCTGTGGTGGACGGGCTGGTGGGTGTTCCTGTTCGTGCTGACCAATGCGGTGCTGGTGCGGTGGCTGGCTCGCGCGCGGCAGAGCGTCGCGGAGCGCAAGGTCGAGGAGGGACGCACCATCACGGTCGCGCGTGACGAAGGCGAGGTCGAGGTCGTCGAGGACACGACCGACCTTTCCGTCATCGGCGTGCAGACGCGCCAGCTCCTGCGGCTGCTGGTCGGCGCGGGGCTGGCCATCAGCATCTTCGTCGTGTGGTCGGACGTGGTGCCGGCGTTGCGCGGGCTCGAGCGCATCGAGCTGTGGTCGGTGACGGCGCTGGTCGAGCAGCCTGGCAGCGGCGCCGAGGCCGGCAAGCCGGTCGAGACGCGCGTGCCGGTGACGGCGGCCAATCTCGTCGTGGCCATCGTCGCGCTGGTGTTCGTCGTGGTGGGCAGCCGCAACCTGCCCGCGCTGCTCGAGATGATGATCCTGCAGCGAGCAACGGTCGATCAGGGCCTGCGTTACGCCATCGCGACGCTGGCGCGGTACGTGATCGCCGTCGTCGGCAGCATCGTCCTCTTCCGTAATCTCGGCGTGGCATGGTCGCACGTGCAGTGGCTGGTGGCGGCAGTCTCGGTCGGCCTGGGTTTCGGCCTGCAGGAGATCTTCGGCAACTTCGTCTCCGGTCTGATCCTGCTGCTGGAGCGGCCCATACGCGTCGGCGACACGGTCACGCTCGGCGGCGTCTCGGGCACGGTCAGCCGGATGAGCATGCGTGCCACGACCATCGTCGACTTCGACCGCAAGGAGCTGATCGTGCCGAACAAGGAGTTCATCACGGGACAGCTCGTCAACTGGTCGCTTTCCGACACGGTGCTGCGTCTGGTGGTTCCCTTGGCGGTCGCCTACGGCACCGACACGGCGCTGGTGGAGCGCCTGCTGCTGGAGGCGGCCAGGCAGTGTGCGGACGTGCTCGAGGAGCCGCGTGCCACCGCCGTGTGCGTTCGCTTCGGCGATGCCGGAATCGATTTCGAGCTGCGCGTATTCGTCGAAGGAACCGATGCGGTGGCGCGTGTGCGGCACGCCCTGCACGTCGAGATCGAGCGCAAGCTGCGGCTTGCCGGAATCGAGATCGCCTCTCCTCAGCGCGACGTGCGCATCCGTTCCGTCGACTCGCCGCTGCCGGTGGCGCTGCAGCCGAAGCCCGTCGCGACCTGA